The sequence CAAACACTTTTGAACCCAACCACTTTCGATTTAGCACGCACTTTGTTGTTCcttaacttttcaaaaatctcttgaatttttatggttgggaaaaataattggaaaattaaattaaaaattatttcaatggggtagataaagaaaaaaaaattatctgctaATTCGAATGGGATCAGGTTCAAATGTGGTCGATTTAAGATGAAATATCCTATTTATAGTAAAAGAAAGACACAAAAAAgttagcaaaaataaaaaggaaagaGAGATATTGTGTACccaacacggaaaaaaaatagacgcTGCAACAGGATGCACTCCTGTGGGAGCAAGAGGATTGTCATGTTACAGCAACAGAACACATCGTATGGGAGCATCAGGATTTTTCCTGTGGAAGCAATAGGATAAGGTGCAAGTTTCAAaagccaaatttttttgtcagtaAAATACAGTtcggaaatttgaaaaaataaaaaaaaaaaattcagtttgcagaaaaattcaaatttcggaCAAAATTCTAATCTTGaaagaaagttttaatttcgaaaaaaaatttaaattttttcttcgaaTTGAACAATTTGATTatactgacaaaaaaaattagtatatgaAACTTGTACCTTCTATTGCTACCACagaaaaaatcctgttgctgcaAAGGGAATTGTTCTGTTGCTCACACAGAATGTGTCCTATTCCTGGAACATGAAAATCCTGTTGCCCCCACAGGACTACGTCCTGTTGCAGCACCTGTTTAATTTTACCGTGATGCGGCACCCAAAAATGTTTTCTCTGTGTTAAATTGAAGTTAACAATTCGTTGGATGATAACTAATTGCCTCataaaattgaacaaaaaatcaGCAAATTTTTTCGGTGCCGTTTAGGTATATATTACcgtaatattatattatgtatttgtataaaaaataagaagcgCACGTTGTCATCATAgatattttaatagtttattgttttaataggCATCAAGAAGCTGCAGAGCTGATCACTTTCCAAgatattaagataaaaatgatttcatGGCAAAAAACAATGCGGCTGTCAACGATAAACACAATTGAAGATCTACAGACTATATTACAACTAGAAGCTTATGCAAATAttggattaaataattttagtagaACTGATATACAATTTGTTACTAATACCACAAAtgaaataatagcaataatgtTTAGAGACCAGGAACTACAGAGAAAAGTTACAacatcaaaattatatataacatcATCAGCAATAGTACCTGAAAATGTTGGTGCTCTTCAGATTATAACCATAGCAACCCACCACTCTGAATatgtaagtataaaaattaaaactacaaaaatttaCTGCAATTCAACCTATTATTACTTATagtggtaattaattaattaaatattttcagatTATGCcaattatctatttaattatgttaagaaaaaatgaagGAGACGTTCAAAGAGCACTAGAAGATGGATTACGTAACTTGCAACCTGAAGAAATATACACAGATTTAGATAGAGACATACACCTGGCAGCAAGTGCTGTATGTCCAAATGCCATCAAAAGAGGTTTATTTACATCACAATGCAAAGTGAGTTGATGACATTAGAAAATGTTGATATTACATATATCATACTAATTATCATGTTTATTATAGATTTTCATTAAAGAAGCTACTAATTATAACATTGACTTAAACAACGATACGACATTgctaatattcaataaaataattgctttAAGTTTATTACCATCTACTTTAATATTGGAATCATTTGAATGGATAGTATCGTCCATGGATGATATTCgttttaatcaattttcaaGATTTTTGGAGTACTACCGCACAAATTGGTTATCAAGAATAACAGCCAATAATTATAGTTGTTTCAacaatatatattgtttattaataaattctgaaTTGATAGCTAGAGACATTTCAAATCATCTACAtgaggataaaaatatatggagtTTTGTTGGTGAGTTTTTGGAACGCTACTCTTtagctctctctctctctttctctttctctacATCGCAAATTTAATCATTCAGTCattatcgttaaaaaatttggttttcaAATTCggtaaaattcaattaaatcatATCACGGGTTTGCATTTCCCGAACAGTTAGTTGTCTATATTTAcgggaaaatacattttatttttttaaaattacactttGAATATTGATACATCTGGTAACTTGAATTTTTAGAAGGGTGTTCTCGGTATAATTTTAACCAGCTATTTGTACTTCAaaactcaaataaaattttttttttgttttcaatttttttatttttgtagacaatgaaaaaaatattcgataatttttgttatttatgtggataaagtttataaattttgagacCTGTAATTgaatgtaataatattttaaattgcgaATTGAAGACTTTTTatacttgattaatttatttttaaataaatgtttagcTGGTTTGAGGCGTTATGGAATTGTtttctatgatcgataattattataataatttccagACGATTCAAATCAGGTAAACattgagtaataaatatataaaattattcattagaaattttatgtcctaatgtattttattaagtatactAAAATAGCACACATAATTAGCAAATACTTTAATATGTATTATAcagcatttaaaaataaaagaatcaattataaaaaattttctattcgcaatttaaaaaaatggttagATTCAATTAAtggtgttaaaaattataactaaaaccCATATAAAGgatcaaatatttctttaattcTCGACgtactgataaaaattagaaaaaaataaataaataaatttaattgagttTGGAAGTAAGAAAATAGctggtattaattattaccagagatataaatattcagttacatttaaaaaaaaaaatgaattttcccatttaaaactCCCAGTGTCTAGAAAGcttggttattattattaaaatttgagcaatgaattaacagaattttttttttaaattattcacaaGTTTGAGAGGAgcgtaatgattaaaattaactatcaTAAGGACTAgcctaatatttatattaacaaattaatctCGACTATATTTTGATTACTGATACTAATTATTAGaacttatattaatattattaactttctttgtatttttttatttattttttttttttttttttcagagcaTGTAATTAATACCCACAACCGGTGTCATTTtcactttgaaaatttaattgttaaaggAAAAACTAACTGGCCTTCtaacaaaatgaaaagtatattaacaaactgtaaaaattttaccataataactaaaaattggACTGCAATTGCTGATGGTGTAAGTGATACCAATGTATTTCTACGCCGTATTGGCAGTGCGTTGAAACCAGTGATGCagaatctaaaattttctaataacgCCGACTTACCTAATGCATTTCAATTGTATTCCTTAGCTAATGAAGAACAACTACAAAGTaagcaaattttaaaatttttttttgggactGTGTAGCATCAAAGAATGCccttgataaaattataacatgagaacaaatattttttttaacagatctAGTACAGATTGCTGACATTATTAGAAATCAAAACGATGATTTATTTCAAGAAGCTACGATTGCTGAACTTCGCAATCCCATACAATACATTATTCCACAATTGGATATCAATAACTTACCACCGGTATTAGattatgaaaatatagaagaggaaaataatattgaaaatatggaagaaagagaaaataataatgaaaatgtaGAAGAagcggaaaataataatgaaaatgtaGAAGAAgaggaaaataatattgagaATATGGAAGAAggggaaaataataatgaaagagTAGAAGAAgaggaaaataatattgaaaatatggaagaaggggaaaataataatgaaaatgtaGAGGAAgaggaaaataatattgaaaatgtaGAAGAagaggaaaataataatgaaaatgtaGAAGAAGAGGaaaataatgttgaaaatGTAGAAGAGGAAAATAACATTGAAAACATGGAAGGGgaaaataatgatgaaaatgtAGAAGAAgaggaaaataatattgaaaatgtaGAAGAAgaggaaaataatattgataatatggAAGAAGgggaaaataatattgaaaatgtaGAACAAAGTAAGTACCACTGTAATATTTTAGAATTCTTTATATATTGCATTCTTCGATGGTGCTTTTTCTCCCaccattataatatttaaaaaaattctaaaactgtAATGTCctctcaaaaatttcattaatttatagattaaaggataattttaaatctctaGTTGAAAATAAGAtgaattagttaaaaattaactacaataaaaattaaaaaattcgata comes from Microplitis demolitor isolate Queensland-Clemson2020A chromosome 8, iyMicDemo2.1a, whole genome shotgun sequence and encodes:
- the LOC103576296 gene encoding uncharacterized protein LOC103576296, with the translated sequence MRLSTINTIEDLQTILQLEAYANIGLNNFSRTDIQFVTNTTNEIIAIMFRDQELQRKVTTSKLYITSSAIVPENVGALQIITIATHHSEYIMPIIYLIMLRKNEGDVQRALEDGLRNLQPEEIYTDLDRDIHLAASAVCPNAIKRGLFTSQCKIFIKEATNYNIDLNNDTTLLIFNKIIALSLLPSTLILESFEWIVSSMDDIRFNQFSRFLEYYRTNWLSRITANNYSCFNNIYCLLINSELIARDISNHLHEDKNIWSFVEEEENNIENVEEEENNNENVEEEENNVENVEEENNIENMEGENNDENVEEEENNIENVEEEENNIDNMEEGENNIENVEQILWVSDECGFCLVVAPTIVYKPCNHVIACKKCNTTWVQRNIIDGTIYE